In the genome of Drosophila pseudoobscura strain MV-25-SWS-2005 chromosome 3, UCI_Dpse_MV25, whole genome shotgun sequence, one region contains:
- the LOC4803357 gene encoding G patch domain and ankyrin repeat-containing protein 1 homolog encodes MNSAGDELHPNWLALTTLPLQLKRFVRAGQIECAQQPIKDTKHKINGLDGADAQKFYEEVLHTPATSRAIPTHTHKKSNGSGRDPLLPFDKSKFFRYAISNKVEEMSQMLITDKAMELNACDVYGWTALMMAACEGAKDAVAWLLHNGAHADVRDKSGNTALTLAMLKGHTEVVKILETAPNSEKADIPEEIAGDPTTPFHCRICKRNYKETPWYVHQTSTVHQFNMKAFPPHKLEKFNISSKNRGLQLMVKQGWDREHGLGPNQSGRLYPVKTVLRKQRTGLGIEQSPARVTHFQAFDTNATRRRGPVPQQRRTRQDMQREKVRDWKRNRRLRSELN; translated from the coding sequence ATGAATTCAGCTGGAGACGAATTGCATCCAAACTGGTTGGCACTAACCACTTTGCCGCTACAACTGAAACGTTTCGTCCGAGCTGGCCAGATAGAATGCGCCCAGCAACCAATAAAAGACACCAAGCACAAAATAAACGGTCTGGACGGAGCTGATGCACAGAAGTTCTATGAGGAAGTTTTGCACACACCAGCTACTAGTAGAGCcattcccacacacacacataagaaGTCAAATGGATCCGGGAGGGATCCACTGCTGCCGTTCGACAAGAGCAAGTTCTTCCGCTACGCCATCAGcaacaaggtggaggagatgtcTCAAATGCTCATCACAGACAAGGCCATGGAGCTGAACGCCTGCGACGTCTATGGTTGGACGGCACTTATGATGGCTGCATGTGAGGGTGCCAAGGATGCGGTAGCATGGCTTCTACATAATGGGGCGCACGCAGATGTCCGAGACAAATCTGGTAACACGGCTCTCACACTGGCCATGCTGAAAGGTCATACGGAAGTAGTAAAAATTCTAGAAACTGCACCCAATTCAGAAAAAGCTGATATACCGGAAGAAATAGCCGGCGACCCGACAACGCCCTTCCATTGTCGTATCTGCAAAAGAAACTACAAGGAGACACCGTGGTATGTTCATCAAACATCCACCGTGCACCAGTTCAATATGAAAGCTTTTCCGCCCCACAAGCTGGAAAAGTTTAACATATCTTCCAAAAATCGTGGCCTGCAGCTAATGGTCAAGCAGGGCTGGGACCGAGAGCACGGGCTGGGACCTAACCAAAGTGGACGCTTATATCCGGTGAAGACAGTGCTAAGAAAACAACGAACCGGCCTCGGGATCGAGCAATCACCCGCAAGGGTTACACATTTCCAAGCATTCGACACGAATGCAACAAGAAGAAGGGGTCCAGTGCCTCAGCAGCGACGCACTCGTCAAGATATGCAGCGTGAAAAAGTGCGAGACTGGAAGCGTAATCGACGCCTTCGCAGTGAATTAAATTAA